A DNA window from Calliphora vicina chromosome 1, idCalVici1.1, whole genome shotgun sequence contains the following coding sequences:
- the eEF1alpha2 gene encoding elongation factor 1-alpha 2, whose product MGKEKTHINIVVIGHVDSGKSTTTGHLIYKCGGIDKRTIEKFEKEAQEMGKGSFKYAWVLDKLKAERERGITIDIALWKFETAKYYVTIIDAPGHRDFIKNMITGTSQADCAVLIVAAGTGEFEAGISKNGQTREHALLAFTLGVKQLIVGVNKMDSTEPPYSDARYEEIKKEVSSYIKKIGYNPAGVAFVPISGWHGDNMLESSDKMPWFKGWTVERKDAKVEGKTLIDALDAIMPPSRPTDKPLRLPLQDVYKIGGIGTVPVGRVETGILKPGMVVNFAPVNLVTEVKSVEMHHEALSEALPGDNVGFNVKNVSVKELRRGYVAGDTKNCPPKGAADFTAQVIVLNHPGQIANGYTPVLDCHTAHIACKFAEIKEKCDRRTGKTTETDPKAIKSGDAAIIMLVPTKPLCVESFQEFPPLGRFAVRDMRQTVAVGVIKSVNFKETTSGKVTKAAEKAQKKK is encoded by the exons ATGGGCAAGGAAAAGACTCATATTAATATTGTAGTCATTGGCCATGTCGATTCGGGTAAATCGACCACTACCGGTCATTTGATTTACAAGTGTGGCGGCATCGACAAGCGTACAATTGAGAAATTCGAAAAGGAAGCCCAAGAAATGGGCAAGGGTTCCTTTAAGTACGCCTGGGTCTTGGACAAGCTCAAGGCCGAACGTGAACGTGGTATTACCATTGATATTGCGCTGTGGAAATTCGAAACTGCTAAATACTATGTAACTATTATTGATGCTCCCGGACATCGTGATTTCATTAAGAACATGATTACCGGCACCTCGCAGGCGGATTGTGCTGTATTGATTGTGGCCGCCGGTACCGGTGAATTTGAAGCCGGCATCTCAAAGAACGGTCAGACACGTGAGCATGCCCTTTTGGCGTTTACCTTGGGTGTGAAACAATTGATTGTCGGTGTTAATAAGATGGATTCCACCGAACCACCCTACAGTGATGCTCGCTATGAGGAAATTAAGAAGGAGGTGTCATCGTACATCAAGAAAATTGGCTACAATCCCGCCGGTGTTGCATTTGTGCCCATTTCCGGCTGGCACGGTGATAATATGTTGGAATCATCCGACAAAATGCCCTGGTTCAAGGGATGGACTGTTGAACGTAAGGATGCTAAAGTTGAAGGCAAGACTTTAATTGATGCTTTGGATGCCATTATGCCACCATCACGTCCCACCGACAAGCCATTGCGTTTGCCATTGCAGGATGTCTATAAAATTGGCGGTATTGGTACTGTACCCGTTGGTCGTGTCGAAACTGGTATCTTGAAACCAG GTATGGTGGTAAACTTTGCTCCTGTCAACTTGGTAACTGAAGTCAAGTCTGTTGAAATGCATCACGAGGCATTGTCGGAAGCTTTGCCCGGTGATAATGTTGGCTTTAACGTTAAAAACGTTTCGGTTAAGGAATTGCGTCGTGGATATGTTGCCGGTGATACCAAGAATTGTCCACCTAAGGGTGCTGCTGATTTTACCGCTCAG GTAATTGTCCTTAATCATCCTGGACAAATTGCTAATGGCTATACGCCTGTATTGGATTGCCACACTGCTCATATTGCATGCAAATTTGCCGAAATCAAGGAAAAATGTGATCGTCGTACCGGCAAGACTACGGAAACTGATCCCAAAGCTATTAAATCGGGTGATGCCGCCATTATTATGCTGGTGCCCACAAAACCGTTGTGTGTTGAAAGTTTCCAAGAATTTCCACCACTGGGACGTTTTGCCGTACGTGATATGAGACAAACTGTTGCTGTGGGTGTCATCAAGTCGGTAAACTTTAAAGAGACGACTTCGGGTAAAGTCACAAAAGCCGCTGAGAAGGCCCAAAAGAAGAAATAA
- the LOC135964125 gene encoding myb-like protein M has product MQIQQIECQQEEEEEQQQQQLPEEQQSKKLLAHKNSFIKHKYKSNNSNILKIIITIRNYNNNNNNNNIHEHDTLIQQQPQKQQQQHEENSQKTIDVKPKNNKNNSFSTPLNTIHEHPFRSIEKTSLSLSSSIPPLTFNTNINNNNQHFLSSLSSSSLSFLKPCPNTKTLLPFSSTSSATTTTLLSSFSSNINNIMVKREKFTNLESILIQFFMDFFLIYYNYLYQNLHRHRKSFRRKSSSSLPLTSSTTTASPSTTFLNNKDVMPILHSNNCNAPLNML; this is encoded by the coding sequence ATGCAAATACAACAAATTGAATGCcaacaagaagaagaagaagagcaacagcagcaacagttGCCAGAAGAACAGCAATCAAAGAAATTGTTGGCacataaaaattcatttattaagcataaatataaaagtaataatagtaatatactaaaaattattatcacaattagaaattataataataataacaataataataatattcatGAACATGATACTCtaatacaacaacaaccacaaaaacaacaacagcaacatgaAGAAAACTCACAAAAAACTATTGATGTAAAaccaaagaataataaaaacaactccTTCAGCACACCATTAAATACCATACATGAACATCCATTTAGAAGCATAGAAAAGACATCTTTATCACTCTCATCTTCTATTCCTCCTCTAACATTTAACACtaacattaacaacaacaatcaaCATTTTTTATCGTCATTGTCGTCGTCGTCGTTATCATTCCTTAAGCCTTGTCCCAACACCAAGACATTATTACCATTttcatcaacatcatcagctacaacaacaacattattgTCGTCATTCTCATCcaacatcaacaacatcatGGTTAAAcgtgaaaaatttacaaatttggaaagcattttaatacaattttttatggattttttccTAATTTACTATAattatttgtatcaaaatttacaCAGACATCGTAAATCATTTCGCAGGAAATCTTCATCATCATTACCATTAACATCATCTACAACAACAGCATCTCCATCAACTACATTCTTAAACAACAAGGACGTTATGCCAATATTGCATTCGAATAATTGTAATGCTCCCCTTAACATGTTATAA
- the LOC135949052 gene encoding nucleolar protein 16, with amino-acid sequence MKIRKNHRVNKRYRYNVNRKTLNKTRSSTGKIKDPVLKKLWEEGKRPGTNFKEMGLSSDPNKSVPIPNFRKDRLKLTKLANGFVEEDLTEDDIKPVAIRGHVVNELEEMAKQKADSQLRLPKGVVSHLTYFLDKHQLNYKAMVTDRRNHDQWTWKQFRMKIKQFMSIPEQFNKYLEKKNLPLGEQLPWPEYDSDSEW; translated from the exons atgaaaattcgtaaaaatcacAGAGTTAACAAGCGTTATCGTTATAATGTTAATAGAAAAACACTTAATAAAACCAGATCCTCAACGGGTAAAATAAAAGA tccCGTTTTAAAAAAGCTATGGGAGGAAGGCAAAAGGCCAGGAACAAATTTCAAAGAAATGGGCTTATCATCGGATCCCAATAAATCGGTACCCATACCTAATTTTAGAAAAGATCGCCTAAAACTTACTAAACTTGCGAATGGTTTTGTTGAAGAAGATCTCACTGAAGATGATATTAAACCTGTGGCAATAAGAGGTCATGTAGTTAATGAATTGGAAGAAATGGCCAAACAAAAAGCAGACTCACAGTTGAG ATTGCCTAAAGGAGTTGTTAGCCATCTGACGTACTTTTTAGATAAACACCAACTGAACTATAAGGCCATGGTCACTGATCGCCGTAATCACGATCAATGGACTTGGAAACAATTTCGCATGAAAATTAAACAGTTTATGAGCATACCTGAACAATTCaacaaatatttggaaaagaaaAATCTTCCTTTGGGTGAGCAATTACCCTGGCCTGAGTATGATTCGGACAGTGAGTGGTAG
- the CstF50 gene encoding cleavage stimulation factor subunit 1: MRDIEILDPRNLVKNREILYRLIISQMMYDGLEKFAMELSMLVKADECTPSERLLHVMIAGMQSLTDKEPAPKDDVLPCIDLEFEPDASALAPEPASYETAYVTSHKQSCRAGAFSHDGTLVATGSVDASIKILDVERMLAKSAPEEIEAGREQQGHPVIRTLYDHTDEVSYLEFHPKEHILASGSRDGTVKLFDIAKPSVKKAHKVFTDCEPVTCLGFHPSGDYMAIGTEHSLLRVYDVHTGQCFVSAIASQHHSGSITCVKYAPTAKLYATGSIDGSIKIWDGVSGRCVNTITEAHGGAEICSVQFTRNGKYLLSSGKDSLVYLWELCTSRPIQTYTGAGTTGKQEHNTQAVFNHTEDYVLFPDEATTSLCSWNSRNSRRLNLMSLGHNGPVRYITHSPISPAFLTCSDDFRARFWYRRTTNQ, encoded by the exons ATGCGCGATATAGAAATATTAGATCCCagaaatttagttaaaaatcgTGAAATCTTGTACAGGCTTATTATAAG TCAAATGATGTACGATGGTTTGGAAAAATTTGCCATGGAATTATCTATGCTTGTCAAAGCTGATGAGTGCACACCCAGTGAAAGATTACTGCATGTTATGATAGCTGGTATGCAATCATTAACCGATAAGGAACCAGCGCCCAAAGACGATGTGTTACCCTGTATCGATTTAGAGTTTGAACCAGATGCGTCCGCATTGGCACCAGAACCGGCATCTTATGAAACTGCATATGTGACCTCACATAAGCAATCTTGTCGTGCTGGCGCGTTTAGTCATGACGGCACCCTTGTGGCAACTGGTAGTGTGGATGCCAGTATTAAAATCTTGGATGTTGAACGGATGTTGGCTAAGTCTGCTCCTGAAGAAATAGAGGCAGGACGTGAGCAGCAAGGTCACCCTGTTATTCGCACACTGTACGATCATACCGATGAGGTGTCATATTTGGAATTTCATCCTAAAGAACATATTTTAGCGTCCGGATCTAGGGATGGTACAGTGAAATTATTTGACATTGCTAAACCATCTGTTAAAAAAGCTCATAAAGTATTTACTGATTGCGAACCCGTAACATGTTTGGGATTTCATCCCAGCGGTGACTATATGGCGATTGGTACTGAGCATTCTCTGTTAAGAGTGTACGATGTTCATACTGGACAATGCTTCGTGTCGGCTATAGCATCACAACATCACAGTGGATCCATAACCTGTGTTAAATATGCACCAACAGCTAAATTGTATGCCACTGGTAGTATTGATGGATCAATAAAAATTTGGGATGGTGTTAGTGGTCGATGTGTCAATACTATAACGGAAGCTCATGGTGGCGCGGAAATTTGCTCAGTACAATTTACACGCAATGGCAAG TATCTGCTTTCGTCTGGAAAAGATTCATTAGTCTATTTGTGGGAACTGTGCACTAGTCGCCCTATACAAACATATACTGGTGCTGGTACAACTGGCAAGCAGGAGCACAATACCCAGGCTGTTTTCAATCACACCGAAGATTATGTTTTGTTTCCCGATGAGGCAACAACTTCATTGTGTTCTTGGAATTCCCGCAATAGTCGTCGTTTGAATCTTATGTCTTTGGGCCACAATGGACCAGTACGTTATATAACACATTCTCCAATTTCCCCGGCATTTCTAACTTGTTCTGATGATTTCCGTGCTCGTTTTTGGTATAGACGTACTACTaatcaataa